A stretch of the Deltaproteobacteria bacterium genome encodes the following:
- a CDS encoding IS1 family transposase, translating to MGLSCKRCGSASFVKHGFVRGLQRYRCRSCGYNFTATPKRGRSEATKALTVLLYSLGKAGYRTLGKLLGVSAVSVYKWVRRAAAALPEPEVREDIREMELDELWHFLQSKKTSVGSGKPMIVTHGVVSPGWWVAVIMLPV from the coding sequence ATGGGACTTTCGTGCAAGAGATGCGGCAGTGCCTCGTTTGTTAAGCATGGGTTTGTGCGAGGGCTCCAGCGTTACCGGTGCCGATCCTGCGGCTACAACTTTACTGCCACTCCCAAACGCGGCCGCTCGGAAGCTACCAAGGCCCTGACTGTCCTGCTTTACAGCCTTGGCAAGGCCGGTTATCGAACGCTGGGGAAACTGCTGGGGGTCTCCGCCGTCAGCGTCTACAAGTGGGTGCGCCGAGCCGCGGCGGCGTTGCCTGAGCCGGAGGTCCGGGAAGATATCCGTGAGATGGAACTGGATGAGCTGTGGCATTTCCTGCAATCAAAAAAAACAAGTGTTGGATCTGGAAAGCCTATGATCGTGACGCACGGCGTTGTGTCGCCTGGGTGGTGGGTGGCCGTGATCATGTTACCTGTGAG